One part of the Mariniblastus fucicola genome encodes these proteins:
- a CDS encoding BlaI/MecI/CopY family transcriptional regulator: MATIEEPHISDAEWRVMHEIWLAEPVTSSQIHQRLREKTDWSAGTIKTLLHRLVQKDILEFQRKGNRYLYRSRFTEAECVEQVSDQLLHTVFQGQPMPMLEYMVHTARLSGAEIQNLCDMLADIRKDLPQE; encoded by the coding sequence ATGGCGACAATCGAAGAACCTCACATCTCCGACGCGGAATGGCGCGTGATGCACGAAATTTGGCTGGCAGAGCCGGTTACGTCCAGCCAAATCCATCAGCGGCTGCGCGAGAAAACCGACTGGTCGGCTGGAACGATCAAGACGCTGCTGCATCGACTGGTTCAGAAAGACATTCTGGAATTTCAGCGTAAAGGAAATCGCTACCTCTATCGATCTCGCTTCACCGAAGCCGAATGCGTCGAACAGGTCAGCGATCAGCTTTTGCACACCGTATTCCAGGGACAGCCAATGCCGATGCTGGAATACATGGTCCACACCGCGAGGCTGAGCGGCGCGGAGATTCAAAACCTGTGCGACATGCTTGCGGATATCCGCAAAGACCTGCCGCAGGAATAG
- a CDS encoding YheT family hydrolase: MLVVIVFSDLEGRSVISSLATTTIPDYDFGMLIAEFPPFRPDTWLANCHMQTILPLFKRGKRVVYSATKHIVHLRDGDRLVVHDDKPKDWITGDRIVILLHGLVGCHGSPYVVRCADKLTRHGIRTIRVDMRGFGDSTLISHSHLHGGCSPDLDDVIDSVHRHSPLSKISVVGFSIGGNIALKAAGEWGDHPHPNVDSIFAVSPPVDLERTSWNLRQFGNRIYELYFMRRLKSHLALRRRKVKGLKDNGLNPLPDRLLQFDDEFVAPVLGYSGAREYYKVCSSGPQLKNITVPTIILTSEDDPIVPFDIYSDFDFSTYVNLVSTKHGGHLGFLGKSIRDPDSHWMDWRIANSIVALDD, from the coding sequence TTGCTCGTAGTTATCGTGTTCAGCGACCTGGAAGGCCGAAGCGTCATTTCCAGTCTCGCCACAACGACGATCCCGGATTATGATTTCGGCATGTTGATCGCAGAGTTTCCTCCATTTCGACCAGACACGTGGCTTGCCAATTGCCACATGCAGACGATTTTGCCGCTGTTCAAACGTGGCAAGCGCGTCGTCTATTCAGCAACCAAGCACATTGTCCATCTACGCGATGGTGATCGGCTGGTCGTGCATGACGACAAACCCAAAGACTGGATTACGGGCGATCGAATCGTGATCCTGCTGCACGGGCTGGTCGGCTGCCACGGTTCGCCCTACGTCGTTCGCTGTGCGGACAAACTTACCCGTCATGGAATTCGTACGATCCGGGTGGACATGCGAGGGTTCGGTGATTCGACGCTAATTTCGCACTCGCATTTGCACGGCGGCTGTAGTCCGGACTTGGACGACGTCATCGATAGCGTGCACCGACACAGCCCGCTTTCGAAAATCAGCGTCGTCGGTTTTTCGATCGGCGGAAACATCGCGCTCAAGGCAGCCGGTGAATGGGGAGACCATCCGCACCCAAACGTGGACTCTATTTTCGCAGTCTCGCCACCGGTCGACCTGGAGCGAACTTCATGGAACCTGCGACAGTTCGGCAATCGCATCTACGAGCTCTATTTTATGCGACGGCTCAAAAGCCATCTGGCATTGCGACGCAGAAAAGTCAAAGGGCTCAAGGACAACGGTCTCAATCCGCTGCCGGACCGACTGCTGCAGTTCGACGACGAGTTCGTTGCTCCGGTGCTGGGCTATTCCGGAGCCAGAGAATATTACAAAGTCTGCTCTTCCGGGCCTCAGTTGAAAAACATCACCGTGCCGACGATCATTTTAACCAGCGAGGACGATCCAATCGTTCCGTTTGATATCTATTCGGATTTCGATTTTTCAACGTACGTCAATCTCGTCTCAACGAAGCACGGCGGTCATCTCGGGTTTTTGGGCAAGTCCATTCGCGACCCGGACAGCCACTGGATGGATTGGCGTATCGCCAACTCAATCGTTGCGCTTGACGACTAA
- the cysN gene encoding sulfate adenylyltransferase subunit CysN, translated as MANVSDLIEKDINEYLAQHEKKEMLRFLTCGSVDDGKSTLIGRLLYDSKMVYEDQLDKIKNTSKLSSGAEKEDGFDPAILAELMDGLEEEREQGITIDVAYRFFSTAKRKFIIADTPGHIQYTRNMATGASTADLAIILIDARDDHGVMEQTKRHSFIASLLGIKHVLVAVNKMDLVDYSEDRFEEIKRDYLDFSNRLDIPDLHFIPISALLGDNIVDRSENTPWYNGSTLMDFLETVNIGSDRNFTDFRMPVQLVIRPDINFRGFAGTIASGIVRVGDEIMTLPSRKKSKIKEIVTQDGNLEEACVPMSIVLTMEDEIDCSRGDMIVKPQNLPKTEQKFDAMMVWMTDEAMVPGKQYLFKQTTKTVPGVIKTLQYEVDVNTMHSQPAPSLGLNQIGRVNIELSQQIAFDRYRSNKSTGAFIVIDRITNGTVAAGMILDKRTSENTGAWWDESPASETLTREISKVTAEERTARYGQKPVTILFTGLPGAGKTTTAYGVERSLFDLGRSASVIDGQNVRMGLNRDLNFSTDGRSENMRRVAEVSRLMNRAGMISLISLVSPREIDRSRAAEVVGTENFIVIHLSAPAELCATRNESAKQRGPDEIQESLFEYESPENADLVLDTENTPAADCVAKVIEFLEGREII; from the coding sequence ATGGCTAACGTATCTGACTTAATCGAAAAAGACATCAACGAGTATCTCGCCCAGCACGAGAAGAAAGAGATGTTGCGCTTTCTCACGTGCGGAAGCGTCGACGACGGTAAAAGTACGCTCATCGGGCGACTGCTTTACGATTCCAAGATGGTCTACGAAGATCAGTTGGACAAAATCAAAAACACGTCCAAGCTCTCCAGCGGCGCCGAAAAAGAAGACGGCTTCGATCCGGCGATCCTTGCAGAATTGATGGACGGCCTGGAAGAAGAACGCGAGCAGGGCATCACGATCGACGTCGCCTATCGTTTCTTTTCAACCGCGAAACGCAAGTTCATTATCGCCGATACGCCGGGCCACATTCAGTACACGCGAAACATGGCGACTGGTGCGTCGACTGCGGACCTCGCGATCATTCTAATTGACGCGCGCGACGATCACGGCGTGATGGAGCAGACCAAACGACACAGCTTTATCGCGTCGCTGTTGGGCATCAAGCACGTTTTGGTCGCCGTCAACAAAATGGACCTGGTGGACTATAGCGAAGACCGATTCGAAGAAATCAAACGTGACTATTTGGACTTTTCCAATCGCCTCGACATCCCGGATTTGCACTTCATTCCTATCTCGGCTTTGCTTGGTGACAACATCGTCGACCGCAGCGAAAACACTCCGTGGTACAACGGTTCGACGTTGATGGATTTTCTGGAAACCGTGAACATTGGCTCTGACCGAAACTTCACTGACTTCCGGATGCCCGTACAGTTGGTGATTCGCCCGGACATTAACTTCCGTGGCTTTGCTGGAACGATCGCATCGGGCATCGTGCGAGTCGGCGACGAAATCATGACATTGCCTTCCCGGAAGAAGAGCAAGATCAAGGAAATCGTCACACAGGATGGCAACCTGGAAGAAGCCTGTGTTCCGATGTCGATCGTGTTGACGATGGAAGACGAAATCGACTGCAGCCGCGGCGACATGATCGTCAAGCCACAGAACCTTCCAAAGACCGAACAGAAGTTCGACGCGATGATGGTCTGGATGACCGACGAAGCGATGGTTCCCGGCAAGCAGTATCTGTTCAAGCAAACCACCAAAACCGTGCCTGGCGTGATCAAGACGCTGCAATACGAAGTGGACGTCAACACGATGCACAGCCAACCGGCCCCGTCGCTTGGCTTGAACCAAATCGGCCGCGTGAACATCGAGCTGAGCCAGCAAATCGCTTTCGATCGCTATCGCAGCAACAAATCGACGGGTGCTTTCATCGTCATCGACCGGATTACCAACGGCACCGTTGCTGCGGGGATGATTCTGGACAAACGCACCAGCGAGAATACGGGCGCGTGGTGGGATGAATCTCCGGCCAGCGAAACGTTGACTCGTGAGATCAGTAAGGTCACCGCCGAAGAGCGAACGGCTCGCTACGGCCAGAAACCTGTCACGATTCTGTTCACGGGACTTCCGGGAGCCGGCAAGACGACGACGGCTTATGGTGTCGAGCGTAGCCTGTTTGATCTTGGCCGCAGTGCTTCCGTGATCGACGGTCAGAACGTTCGCATGGGTCTCAACCGCGATCTTAACTTCTCAACCGACGGTCGCAGCGAAAACATGCGTCGCGTGGCCGAAGTCAGCCGTTTGATGAACCGCGCGGGAATGATCAGCTTGATCTCCTTGGTGTCGCCGCGTGAGATTGACCGCAGCCGGGCCGCCGAGGTCGTGGGCACGGAGAACTTCATCGTGATTCACCTGTCGGCTCCGGCTGAACTGTGTGCGACGCGAAACGAATCCGCCAAGCAACGTGGTCCGGATGAGATTCAGGAGTCGCTGTTCGAATACGAGTCTCCTGAAAACGCCGACTTGGTTCTGGATACTGAAAACACCCCAGCAGCCGATTGCGTCGCCAAAGTGATCGAGTTCCTCGAAGGCCGCGAAATTATCTAA
- the cysD gene encoding sulfate adenylyltransferase subunit CysD translates to MSSPYQLTHLKQLEAESIHIIREVAAEFNNPVMLYSIGKDSSVMVHLAMKAFYPAKPPFPLMHVDTTWKFQDMYKFRDEYTKKELGLEVISHVNEEGRAMNLDPFDPAHTDVMKTQGLKQALNKYKFDAAFGGGRRDEEKSRAKERVFSFRNEHHGWTPKFQRPELWNLYNSKIKPGESIRAFPISNWTELDVWQYIHLEKIPIVPLYLSEMRPVVERNGVLIMVDDDRLKLKEGEKPVEKMVRFRTLGCYPLTGAVESDAVTLPDVIQEMLLTTTSERQGRVIDNDDDGGGSMQKKKEEGYF, encoded by the coding sequence ATGTCCAGTCCCTACCAGCTGACTCACCTGAAGCAACTTGAAGCCGAGAGCATCCACATCATCCGTGAGGTTGCGGCCGAATTCAATAACCCGGTCATGCTTTACTCGATCGGAAAAGATTCGTCCGTGATGGTTCACCTGGCGATGAAAGCTTTTTATCCGGCCAAGCCTCCGTTCCCATTGATGCACGTCGACACGACCTGGAAGTTCCAGGACATGTACAAGTTTCGTGACGAGTACACCAAGAAAGAACTCGGCCTGGAAGTCATCAGCCATGTCAACGAAGAGGGCAGGGCGATGAACCTCGATCCCTTCGATCCGGCTCACACGGATGTGATGAAGACGCAGGGGCTCAAGCAAGCGCTGAACAAATACAAATTCGATGCTGCCTTTGGTGGCGGACGTCGCGACGAAGAAAAGTCTCGCGCCAAGGAACGTGTGTTCTCTTTCCGCAACGAGCATCATGGCTGGACGCCAAAGTTTCAACGCCCTGAGCTTTGGAATCTTTATAACTCGAAGATCAAGCCGGGCGAGAGCATTCGCGCGTTCCCGATTTCGAACTGGACGGAACTGGACGTGTGGCAGTACATCCACCTCGAGAAAATTCCAATCGTTCCGCTGTACCTGTCCGAGATGCGACCTGTCGTCGAACGTAACGGTGTTCTGATCATGGTCGACGACGATCGGCTGAAGCTCAAGGAAGGCGAAAAGCCTGTCGAGAAAATGGTGCGGTTCCGAACATTGGGCTGCTACCCGTTAACCGGTGCGGTTGAATCCGACGCCGTCACATTGCCGGACGTCATTCAGGAGATGCTGCTGACGACGACTTCGGAACGCCAGGGTCGCGTGATCGATAACGATGACGATGGCGGCGGATCGATGCAGAAGAAAAAAGAAGAAGGTTACTTCTAG
- a CDS encoding DinB family protein, with product MELSSTADQIVEQVTKSREWLLGLGESIVRHKPSADRWSIAEVVGHLVDSASNNHQRFIRAQEQESLTFPKYDQNSWATKNAWSSANWESLVELWFHYNLQLARVIRAIPSEKYSIPCTIGGNEPCALEWLATDYLDHLVHHLKKIEERVG from the coding sequence ATGGAATTGTCCTCAACGGCTGACCAAATCGTCGAACAGGTCACCAAAAGCCGGGAATGGTTGCTGGGTCTGGGCGAGAGCATCGTTCGCCACAAACCCTCCGCGGATCGATGGTCGATCGCCGAAGTCGTGGGACATTTGGTCGATTCTGCCAGCAACAATCACCAGCGATTTATTCGCGCCCAAGAGCAGGAGTCGCTGACGTTTCCGAAGTACGATCAGAATTCATGGGCCACGAAAAATGCGTGGTCATCGGCGAATTGGGAGTCGTTGGTTGAGCTTTGGTTTCACTACAACCTTCAGTTGGCGCGAGTGATTCGGGCGATCCCATCCGAGAAGTATTCGATTCCATGCACGATCGGTGGGAACGAGCCATGTGCTCTCGAGTGGTTGGCGACAGACTATCTGGATCACCTGGTTCATCATCTGAAGAAGATCGAAGAACGCGTTGGGTAG
- a CDS encoding vWA domain-containing protein, whose translation MLPKSKLQFGAKERRLDPPSRWMETALSMFSALLIHILALIPLALIPWGDFSTGDMGEGDQILISQLSREQLVQTPTEKLQNVEIENPLDDSQSDSLESGLFSPLSESPLSMEEFDVTIGAPVSGGSLSFNIESLNQESVMAGGREDFGKMVSRLKKDGLDICIVFDSTGSMQKEIDQVKNRIERIGNTLFKLIPRTRISVCTYRDNGDEFIVKGQVLTDKLGKVVTFLSDISAAGGGDDPEAVDAGLAWAISQNSWRRSARKVVLVFGDAPPHASKVNDCQKLASDFRHQQRGIVSTVTCRQKKPLDAFTRIAQVGGGESFLSRDERQIVTQLMILVFGSKHRRKVIEAFDLMEN comes from the coding sequence ATGCTGCCCAAGTCCAAGCTGCAGTTTGGAGCAAAGGAACGAAGACTCGATCCTCCCAGCCGATGGATGGAAACAGCGCTGTCGATGTTCAGTGCTCTGCTGATCCACATCCTGGCTCTGATCCCGCTGGCGTTGATCCCCTGGGGAGATTTCTCCACCGGCGACATGGGGGAGGGCGACCAAATCCTGATCAGTCAACTCTCGCGTGAACAGCTGGTGCAGACGCCGACCGAAAAGTTGCAGAACGTTGAAATCGAGAACCCGTTGGACGACAGCCAGTCCGATTCTCTTGAAAGCGGCCTGTTTTCGCCGTTGTCGGAAAGCCCGCTGTCGATGGAAGAATTCGACGTGACGATCGGTGCCCCCGTCAGCGGAGGATCACTTTCGTTCAACATCGAATCGCTCAATCAGGAATCGGTGATGGCCGGCGGTCGAGAAGACTTCGGCAAAATGGTTTCGCGATTGAAGAAAGACGGGCTCGACATCTGCATCGTATTCGACTCAACGGGCAGCATGCAAAAAGAGATCGATCAGGTCAAGAATCGCATCGAGCGAATCGGCAACACGCTGTTTAAACTGATTCCTCGTACGCGAATTAGCGTTTGCACGTACCGCGACAACGGAGACGAGTTCATCGTCAAAGGCCAGGTGCTGACCGACAAGCTTGGCAAAGTCGTCACGTTCCTTTCCGACATCTCGGCTGCTGGCGGTGGGGACGACCCGGAAGCAGTGGACGCCGGACTGGCTTGGGCGATCAGTCAAAATTCGTGGAGACGTTCGGCGCGTAAGGTTGTTTTGGTCTTCGGCGATGCTCCGCCGCATGCCAGCAAAGTCAACGACTGCCAGAAACTGGCTTCTGACTTTCGCCACCAGCAACGCGGAATTGTCAGCACGGTGACCTGTCGACAGAAGAAACCGCTGGATGCGTTTACTCGAATCGCACAAGTCGGCGGAGGAGAGAGCTTTCTGTCGCGCGATGAACGACAGATCGTGACTCAGTTGATGATCCTGGTCTTCGGATCCAAGCACCGTCGGAAGGTGATCGAAGCGTTTGACTTGATGGAGAATTAG
- a CDS encoding exonuclease/endonuclease/phosphatase family protein, with protein sequence MKKFWATIFLALVVVGGSWILLNQDRIQEAGGLTAFARQRLSSNAANPNNMDQDSQSTGPFLQAGSKNSVSRPNGNQQPSNIGNRALSDRIRIASFKLSGSTQYSNPQLALRVIADICLRHDLIAFQEVDGHRPGWLDELTAEIARQTNGQLIYRHASDHVRVARNEPTYAFLYNTSTLDLEMGHTYTVADPDNVLVREPLVGWFRARMAHPNEAFTFTVANIQLDRKHPGNEIAYLGSLYDAIRRDGRGEDDVIFVGDFKSGDRALKNAQAKFGMTWVVSDQATNTMNDAQYDNLVFNQMATLEFTGNGGVIDFLKVYNLGFRDAMAISEHMPVWAEFSAREKVR encoded by the coding sequence ATGAAAAAATTCTGGGCAACGATCTTTCTGGCACTCGTCGTCGTTGGCGGCAGCTGGATTCTTTTAAATCAGGATCGCATTCAGGAAGCCGGAGGCTTGACCGCGTTTGCGCGTCAACGTCTGAGTTCGAACGCTGCCAACCCGAACAACATGGATCAAGACAGCCAGTCAACCGGGCCGTTTCTACAAGCCGGCAGTAAAAACAGTGTCTCGAGACCCAACGGAAATCAGCAGCCGTCAAACATTGGCAATCGGGCGTTGTCAGATAGGATTCGCATCGCCTCGTTCAAGCTTTCGGGTTCCACGCAGTATTCAAATCCGCAACTGGCGCTGCGAGTCATCGCCGACATCTGTCTTCGCCATGACCTGATTGCTTTCCAGGAAGTTGACGGGCATCGGCCCGGATGGTTGGATGAACTGACGGCGGAAATCGCTCGCCAAACCAACGGTCAGCTGATCTATCGCCACGCGAGCGATCATGTTCGTGTTGCCCGCAACGAACCGACATACGCGTTTCTTTACAACACCTCGACGCTGGATCTGGAAATGGGCCACACGTACACGGTTGCCGATCCGGACAACGTGCTGGTGCGAGAGCCGCTGGTTGGTTGGTTCCGTGCACGCATGGCTCACCCAAACGAAGCGTTTACGTTTACCGTCGCTAACATTCAGTTAGACCGAAAACATCCAGGCAACGAGATTGCGTACCTCGGAAGCCTCTACGATGCGATTCGGCGCGATGGTCGTGGCGAAGACGACGTGATCTTTGTGGGCGACTTCAAATCTGGTGATCGGGCGTTGAAGAACGCGCAAGCGAAGTTCGGCATGACTTGGGTTGTCTCGGATCAGGCTACGAACACGATGAACGATGCCCAGTACGATAATCTTGTCTTCAATCAGATGGCGACATTGGAGTTCACTGGCAATGGCGGTGTGATTGATTTTCTCAAGGTCTATAACCTTGGTTTCCGCGATGCGATGGCGATTTCAGAGCACATGCCGGTGTGGGCTGAGTTTTCTGCTCGCGAGAAAGTCCGCTGA
- a CDS encoding replication-associated recombination protein A — MSLFEKSERANRDAAKPLAARMRPQTLEEFSGQQHFIGEGQLLRKLVEADRIGSILFFGPPGTGKTTLARILARATKRKFAQLSAILHGVKDLREVLSRARDDLATGQGGTLLFIDEIHRFNRSQQDAMLADVEDGVVTLIGATTSNPFFAVNGALVSRSQIFQFEPLSPDDIRILLERAIADQERGLGEQNVKLDDDAMDFLCNICDGDARKSLSILETAVIASDSNSLSRQDIVDAMGTRAVQYDPTGDEHYDCASALIKSIRGSDPDAGLYWLARMLEGGEDIRFICRRLIILASEDIGNADPHALPLAVACSQACEQIGLPECQLTLSQTVTYLAVAPKSNSATTAISMARKDVRENRVLPVPRHLRDSHFGSAEQLGHAVGYQYSHNEDDGVSAQDYLGVDREYYQPVDRGFEEQISQRLKQIREKLKSAKDSAED; from the coding sequence ATGTCGCTCTTCGAAAAATCTGAACGAGCCAACCGGGACGCGGCCAAGCCATTGGCTGCCAGAATGCGACCTCAAACGCTGGAAGAATTTTCCGGGCAACAGCACTTCATCGGAGAAGGACAGCTGCTCAGAAAACTGGTGGAAGCAGACCGAATTGGCTCAATTTTGTTCTTTGGACCTCCGGGAACGGGGAAGACAACGTTGGCCAGAATTCTGGCGCGGGCGACGAAGCGGAAATTCGCCCAGCTCTCTGCCATTCTGCACGGCGTCAAGGATCTGCGAGAAGTCCTCTCGCGGGCACGCGATGACCTCGCGACAGGGCAGGGAGGTACGTTGCTGTTTATCGACGAGATTCATCGTTTCAATCGTTCCCAGCAGGATGCAATGTTGGCGGACGTCGAAGACGGAGTGGTCACGCTGATTGGTGCAACCACCTCGAATCCATTTTTCGCCGTCAACGGAGCTCTCGTTAGCCGAAGTCAAATCTTTCAGTTCGAGCCTCTTTCGCCAGATGACATCCGCATCCTGCTTGAGAGGGCGATTGCCGATCAGGAACGAGGACTCGGCGAGCAAAATGTGAAACTTGACGACGACGCGATGGACTTTCTCTGCAACATTTGTGATGGAGACGCGAGAAAGTCGCTTTCAATTTTGGAAACCGCAGTGATCGCATCGGACTCGAATTCATTGTCGCGACAGGACATCGTCGACGCGATGGGTACGCGAGCCGTACAATATGATCCGACTGGCGATGAGCACTATGACTGTGCAAGCGCTTTGATCAAAAGCATACGTGGCAGCGATCCGGACGCTGGACTTTATTGGCTGGCAAGAATGCTTGAAGGCGGCGAAGACATCCGCTTTATCTGTCGTCGATTGATCATCCTTGCCAGCGAAGACATTGGCAACGCGGACCCGCACGCATTGCCGTTGGCGGTCGCGTGCTCTCAAGCCTGCGAGCAAATTGGTCTTCCCGAATGTCAACTGACGCTTTCACAAACGGTGACATATCTGGCTGTTGCACCGAAATCGAATTCTGCGACGACCGCGATTTCGATGGCTCGCAAAGACGTTCGCGAAAACCGGGTACTTCCTGTTCCGCGTCATCTGCGCGACAGTCATTTTGGATCTGCCGAACAACTGGGACATGCCGTGGGCTATCAATATTCGCACAACGAAGACGACGGCGTTTCGGCCCAGGATTATCTGGGCGTTGATCGCGAATACTACCAGCCAGTTGATCGCGGGTTTGAAGAACAGATCTCCCAGCGACTTAAGCAGATCAGAGAGAAGCTGAAGTCCGCAAAAGATTCCGCAGAAGACTGA
- a CDS encoding SGNH/GDSL hydrolase family protein, translating into MRYLKLILALLTIASGLLVFPNRIPEFAGLWLVWCSVRNFQDRLTRFELLAIPAWLAIKWPEPTVALAVFVLVVVLASVTLGRSRDASQVSRSGRQLSCLLVLWLSWAVWLAHHHSGYSGSQRTGNPDGPVVCLGDSLTDFGYPEKLGTRIPQPIADFGFNGYTTTDGLKLAPDIVALNPHTVVIELGGHDYKNGESRSQTEVKMRELILRFQECGANVVLVEIPRGFINDPWYGLEREQARSHDLALIPDTMIRRLIYWSPIIPPGSLVPEASRLSRDGLHPNDAGNQMMAETVAGYLDFGR; encoded by the coding sequence ATGAGGTATCTCAAACTCATTCTCGCCTTGCTGACGATCGCGTCGGGGCTTCTCGTATTTCCAAACCGAATCCCGGAGTTTGCCGGGCTTTGGTTGGTCTGGTGCAGTGTTCGAAATTTCCAGGACAGGCTAACCCGATTTGAATTATTGGCGATCCCGGCTTGGCTGGCGATCAAGTGGCCAGAGCCGACGGTGGCACTGGCCGTTTTTGTTTTAGTCGTCGTTCTGGCAAGTGTCACGCTTGGTCGGTCGCGGGACGCATCACAGGTTTCCAGATCAGGACGGCAATTGAGTTGCCTTCTGGTGCTGTGGCTCAGCTGGGCTGTGTGGCTTGCCCATCATCATTCCGGATACTCAGGTTCGCAACGAACTGGCAACCCCGACGGGCCCGTCGTTTGCCTCGGCGACAGCCTGACTGACTTCGGCTATCCGGAAAAGCTTGGAACTCGAATTCCGCAGCCCATCGCTGACTTCGGTTTCAACGGCTACACCACCACCGACGGCTTGAAGCTTGCGCCGGACATTGTCGCGCTCAACCCACACACAGTTGTGATTGAGCTTGGCGGCCACGATTACAAAAACGGTGAATCGCGATCGCAAACAGAAGTGAAAATGCGAGAGTTGATCCTGCGGTTTCAGGAATGCGGCGCAAACGTTGTACTGGTTGAGATTCCGCGTGGATTCATCAACGATCCGTGGTACGGGCTCGAACGTGAACAGGCGCGAAGCCATGATTTGGCTCTGATTCCCGACACGATGATTCGTCGGCTAATTTATTGGAGTCCAATCATTCCTCCAGGCAGCTTGGTCCCCGAAGCCTCGCGGCTCAGCAGAGACGGATTGCATCCGAATGACGCCGGGAACCAGATGATGGCGGAAACAGTGGCAGGCTATCTGGATTTTGGCCGTTAG
- a CDS encoding MIP/aquaporin family protein, translated as MTFAKYLTEFIGTFFLVFVVCLMTTQPNDHTGIVGAIAIGSTLMIMVYMGGHVSGGHFNPAVTLACFLRGACSWVDVIPYWIAQVAGACVAAFLASVVLPVVGEDAMSVYANVAPAAPHSMTTLGPWVIEILFTFALALVVLNTATSSGTKGNSFYGLAIGFTVVVAAFAGGGISGGAFNPAVGVGPNIIRGSIGGDPAALANIALYIAGPMIGGALAAVVFKVQEAWVDHAAKLESE; from the coding sequence ATGACATTTGCCAAATATTTGACTGAGTTCATCGGTACGTTTTTTCTGGTATTCGTCGTCTGTCTGATGACGACACAGCCGAATGATCACACAGGAATTGTGGGAGCAATCGCGATCGGCAGCACGCTGATGATCATGGTCTACATGGGTGGTCACGTTTCTGGTGGCCACTTCAATCCGGCAGTCACCCTGGCTTGTTTTCTTCGCGGCGCCTGTAGTTGGGTCGATGTCATTCCCTACTGGATCGCACAAGTCGCAGGAGCCTGCGTCGCGGCATTCCTCGCCAGTGTTGTTTTGCCAGTTGTTGGCGAGGACGCGATGAGCGTTTATGCGAACGTTGCACCTGCAGCGCCGCACTCGATGACCACTTTAGGTCCGTGGGTGATTGAAATCCTGTTTACGTTTGCTCTGGCTCTGGTTGTCCTCAACACCGCGACGTCTTCGGGCACCAAAGGTAACTCGTTCTACGGTCTGGCCATCGGTTTTACGGTTGTCGTCGCTGCGTTTGCAGGCGGAGGAATTTCTGGCGGCGCCTTCAATCCGGCTGTTGGCGTCGGGCCCAACATTATTCGTGGCTCGATCGGCGGCGATCCTGCGGCGTTGGCAAACATTGCGCTCTACATCGCTGGCCCAATGATCGGCGGTGCACTTGCTGCCGTCGTATTCAAAGTGCAAGAAGCTTGGGTTGATCACGCTGCGAAACTGGAATCCGAATAG
- a CDS encoding cytochrome c oxidase subunit 3: protein MLKQSIHLLPARQKLYQAKLAFYLFLASLGMFFLGSLITYLIIRDQAFNPIPDAIPNSIATMGPETYTPLKLPISFWLSTVLLVVVSYAMHRACFMVRRERQEEFRFFLIVGGVAASVFVIAQAFGMAHLLGEHFSKSDGSMKVYGMSFTLSFLHALHVFGGLVFLGFVIHNAWQEQYDHERHWTVDNCASYWHFLDVVWAVMLVTFVVAR, encoded by the coding sequence ATGCTGAAGCAATCAATCCATCTGCTTCCTGCAAGGCAAAAGCTCTATCAGGCGAAACTGGCGTTTTATCTGTTCCTGGCGTCGCTGGGAATGTTTTTTCTGGGCAGCCTGATCACGTATCTGATCATTCGCGACCAGGCTTTCAACCCGATTCCGGATGCGATCCCGAACTCGATCGCCACGATGGGTCCGGAAACCTATACTCCGTTGAAGCTGCCGATTTCGTTCTGGCTCAGCACCGTTTTGTTGGTCGTTGTCAGCTACGCGATGCACCGAGCGTGCTTTATGGTCAGGCGTGAGCGACAGGAAGAGTTCCGTTTTTTCCTGATCGTCGGCGGCGTTGCTGCGTCCGTGTTTGTGATCGCTCAGGCGTTCGGAATGGCGCACTTGCTGGGCGAACACTTCAGCAAATCTGACGGTTCGATGAAAGTGTACGGCATGAGCTTTACGCTTTCTTTTCTACACGCGTTGCATGTCTTTGGCGGATTGGTGTTTCTGGGTTTTGTGATCCACAACGCCTGGCAAGAGCAATACGATCACGAGCGACACTGGACCGTCGACAACTGTGCGAGCTATTGGCATTTTCTTGACGTCGTATGGGCAGTGATGCTGGTCACGTTTGTGGTTGCCCGCTAG